The sequence TGTTACTCGTCGCTCCTAGCCCTAAATTCTCCTAAATTAACTATAGTATCACGACGATTTATAAATCGCAACTGAAAATAGAAATATAAGTTAAGTTGCCATTTCCACCCACTATTGTCATTCCGCGTAGGCGGGAATCTCTAGATGCCTGCCTTATATGGAATTAGCTGATGAAATAGTAGAAATATTGCACATAGTTAGCCCGCAGGCTCAATCCTCAAGAACGAGCAAGAAGTACTACAAATAAGGCAACAACGTAAGATGATGCAAATGCAACAGTTACAACAGCAACAGATACAAGGGCAATGATCAAATGAAACTATCAATTAACTCCTCATCCCCATCACCTTTATTAAAAAAAGAGCAATTAAAATCAATTTATTGCAAGCTTTTTAGTGGAGAAGATGGTAAAATAATATTAGAGGATTTAGCTCAAATGAGCGGCATACATCGTAGCAATTTCGTTCGGCAGGAAAGTGAGTACACTGCCTTTCTTGAAGGGCATCGAGCATTGTTCCTATATATATGCTCACAGGCTTCAGAAGATGATGGAGTTAATAACATAGAAGGGAGTAGTTGATATGCAAAAATATTTAGACCCAACAAATGATAGTCTATTTAAGAAAATCTTTAGTGATCTAGAGAGGCTAAAAGAATTTCTTAACAGTGTTCTTGATTTACATGGAAAATACTTAATTAAGAAAATCAAATTTATTCCATCAGAGCAATTACCTAAAATTAATAAAGGTAAGAGGAGTGCATTTGATTTGAAAGTTGAAGATGAATCAGGCAACCAGTACATTATTGAGATGCAGAAAAAAAATGAAACTGATTATTTAAAAAGAGTACAATATTATTCTGCTCATTCATATGTACAACAACTTAAACAAGGAATGACCCATAATAATTTGTTACCAATATTAGTGGTTTCATTAATAAAAAACAAAATATTTGGTAAAGCTGGTGAAGACATACCTTATATAAGTTCTCATAAAATTATTGAGACAACTACCAATACACAACATTTTTTTGATATATCGTATGTTTTTATAGAGCTTGGAAAATTTAATAAGACCGAATTATTGACTGTAGCCGATGAGTGGTTACACCTATTCAAACACGCGACAGAAGAGGATAGTCCACCTAAGGGAATTAAGAGTAGTAAGGTATTAGAGGCTTACCAAGTTATCGATATGTATGGACT comes from Candidatus Tisiphia endosymbiont of Sialis lutaria and encodes:
- a CDS encoding Rpn family recombination-promoting nuclease/putative transposase, which produces MQKYLDPTNDSLFKKIFSDLERLKEFLNSVLDLHGKYLIKKIKFIPSEQLPKINKGKRSAFDLKVEDESGNQYIIEMQKKNETDYLKRVQYYSAHSYVQQLKQGMTHNNLLPILVVSLIKNKIFGKAGEDIPYISSHKIIETTTNTQHFFDISYVFIELGKFNKTELLTVADEWLHLFKHATEEDSPPKGIKSSKVLEAYQVIDMYGLTPEEYDLYIRCKLQEDAEDIALAESFQEGEARGEARGEERKAIIVAKEMLIDNEPIEKIVKYTKLTLEEIEKLKEE